The following proteins are co-located in the Oceanimonas sp. GK1 genome:
- a CDS encoding DNA internalization-related competence protein ComEC/Rec2 codes for MDKRLFFFCAGVTSTLVWPWLPAWDAWLLPAMIGVLCWRSRPALAGFWLGFAWVLCFSHWHLAWLNAPGVGERSQLITASVVDVQPRHDGASRLIVGLSHLDGQALFPRPVVLLSWYGAVAPPQKGDSFSAITRLYPPHALANPGSFNSARWLLGQGMTARGYITGTLAHQQTAPGLRARLLARFNEATAGLGAAPWLRALGFGERGELRPDDWDMLRALGVSHLFAISGLHIGLVAGLGWLAGRLSGHHTAGLVAALALATGYAWLAGFGVATQRALLMLVVWLGLLWWGRFWSGRRILLLTMALLLLFDPWLALNQGFWLSALAVAALLLLAGGLGRPGLVRLQLGLGILLLPLVMLLFGGISWLSVPVNLVLIPLFSLLLIPLLLLACALLLTGPGVAAPVFGLLNAVFTPLMHGLHGLAEYFSPWAELSALTQGLVLLILLLPGLAALPAARWLGLALGWLAMLALWPGPAWQVRVLDVGQGLSVLVTQGKRALLYDTGNRFPSGFNMADGVILPLLVRLGIDELDYLVISHDDSDHSANRDYLATQVPVHHRWGAWPRGMPCRAGQQRQWGGLTLHMLWPVASSGHSNNDSCVLRISDGTLTLLLTGDIEQQAEQGLLSRGMPLRAQLLLSPHHGSRSSSSMAFIRAVAPVSVVHTAGFANRWGFPAPEVVARYRAAGVQQRVTGEQGMIHLVANGDHWRPVHSRRPGPWYHRLAAWRETGRTSAKSLE; via the coding sequence ATGGACAAGCGGCTGTTCTTTTTCTGTGCCGGCGTTACCAGCACCCTGGTCTGGCCCTGGTTGCCGGCCTGGGATGCATGGCTGCTGCCGGCGATGATCGGCGTTCTCTGCTGGCGCTCCCGGCCCGCGCTGGCCGGTTTCTGGCTGGGGTTTGCTTGGGTACTGTGTTTCAGCCACTGGCATCTGGCCTGGCTTAACGCGCCGGGGGTGGGGGAGCGCAGCCAGCTGATTACTGCCAGTGTAGTCGACGTTCAGCCCCGGCACGATGGCGCCAGCCGGCTGATTGTCGGCCTGTCGCACCTTGATGGTCAAGCACTTTTCCCCCGCCCCGTGGTCTTGCTGAGCTGGTATGGCGCCGTCGCTCCCCCTCAAAAAGGAGATTCTTTCAGCGCCATCACTCGCCTTTACCCGCCCCATGCCCTGGCCAATCCCGGCAGCTTCAACAGCGCCCGCTGGCTGCTGGGCCAGGGCATGACCGCCCGGGGGTATATCACCGGCACCCTGGCTCATCAACAGACGGCTCCCGGCCTCAGGGCACGGTTGCTGGCCCGTTTTAACGAGGCCACCGCCGGGCTTGGTGCAGCACCCTGGCTCAGGGCGCTGGGCTTTGGCGAGCGCGGCGAACTTCGTCCGGACGACTGGGACATGCTGCGGGCCCTGGGCGTGAGTCATTTGTTTGCCATTTCCGGGCTGCATATTGGCCTGGTGGCGGGGCTGGGCTGGCTGGCCGGGCGGCTCAGCGGCCATCACACCGCCGGCCTGGTGGCTGCCCTGGCGCTGGCCACCGGTTATGCCTGGCTGGCCGGGTTTGGCGTGGCCACCCAGCGGGCGCTGCTGATGCTGGTGGTGTGGCTGGGGCTGCTGTGGTGGGGGCGGTTCTGGAGCGGCCGGCGCATTCTGTTGCTGACCATGGCGCTGTTGTTGCTGTTCGATCCCTGGCTGGCGCTGAACCAGGGATTCTGGTTGTCGGCGCTGGCGGTGGCGGCCCTGTTGTTGCTGGCCGGCGGACTGGGGCGCCCCGGCCTCGTCAGGTTGCAGCTGGGGCTTGGCATTCTGTTGCTGCCACTGGTGATGCTGCTGTTCGGTGGCATCAGCTGGTTGTCGGTGCCGGTCAACCTGGTGCTGATCCCGCTGTTCTCGCTGCTGCTGATCCCCCTGTTGTTGCTGGCCTGTGCGCTGTTGCTGACAGGGCCCGGCGTGGCGGCGCCGGTCTTTGGGCTGCTGAACGCTGTGTTTACGCCGCTGATGCACGGACTGCACGGGCTTGCCGAGTATTTCTCACCCTGGGCCGAGCTGTCGGCGCTGACGCAGGGGCTGGTGTTGTTGATCTTGCTGCTGCCGGGACTGGCGGCGTTGCCGGCGGCCCGCTGGCTGGGGCTGGCCCTTGGCTGGCTTGCGATGTTGGCGCTCTGGCCCGGGCCGGCCTGGCAGGTACGGGTGCTGGACGTGGGGCAGGGGCTGTCGGTGCTGGTCACCCAAGGCAAGCGGGCGTTGCTCTATGACACCGGCAACCGCTTTCCCTCCGGCTTCAACATGGCGGACGGGGTCATTTTACCGCTGCTGGTGCGCCTGGGTATCGATGAACTCGACTACCTGGTGATAAGCCATGACGACAGCGATCACAGTGCCAACCGGGATTATCTGGCCACACAGGTACCGGTGCACCACCGCTGGGGCGCCTGGCCCAGGGGCATGCCCTGCCGGGCCGGCCAGCAACGCCAGTGGGGAGGGCTGACGCTGCACATGCTGTGGCCGGTGGCGAGCAGCGGCCACAGCAACAACGACTCCTGTGTATTGCGGATCTCCGACGGCACCCTCACGTTGTTGCTGACCGGCGATATTGAGCAACAGGCCGAGCAGGGGCTGCTGTCAAGGGGCATGCCGCTTCGGGCCCAGCTGTTGCTGAGCCCCCATCACGGCAGCCGCAGCTCGTCGAGCATGGCATTCATTCGGGCGGTGGCCCCGGTCAGCGTGGTGCATACGGCGGGGTTTGCCAACCGCTGGGGCTTTCCCGCTCCCGAGGTGGTGGCCCGTTACCGGGCCGCCGGTGTGCAGCAACGGGTGACCGGTGAGCAGGGCATGATCCACCTGGTGGCGAACGGCGACCACTGGCGGCCGGTGCATTCCCGCCGGCCCGGCCCCTGGTATCATCGGCTGGCGGCCTGGCGTGAAACTGGCAGGACTTCGGCTAAGTCGTTAGAATAG